Proteins encoded by one window of Mercenaria mercenaria strain notata chromosome 4, MADL_Memer_1, whole genome shotgun sequence:
- the LOC123553205 gene encoding degenerin mec-10-like — protein sequence MNPMKQSNIDNFTNISYVNTMTGQAIRSEVLANIPEISLDERAAKEYNDTRDRFDNWTTRFLTEFGKLTDEERLAVGHQKEEFIHSATFSGYRIPIDRFKTIQSHVYGNCFTLDHDDIVARRSGRKNSLYIVLNLETKEYLEYYTSSYGVRMVIHEKGTNPLPEQEGVTLNPMTEAHVGLRMHTITRLGGKYGECIDGREFLEKIKMNYTIPLCYSFCELEQTRLACRCILSSSLVMNETSKERICDFENDEQCIENVAQKIRKKEIKCGCVSPCMQTVYTSTLSSRAWPHKHYLKNVLLKDVCKRNPNSLRHVGGASRPACDMIISQLTKSELETISGNFIAVYIYFKDLNYEVISEEALYNTVRFLSDIGGALGLFVGASMLTCVEILEIVLNILLLVRCKRQQNED from the exons ATGAATCCTATGAAACAGAGTAACATAGATAACTTTACTAATATCAGCTACGTAAATACAATGACTGGACAGGCGATTAGGTCTGAGGTACTTGCAAACATACCAGAAATAAGTTTAGATGAGAGAGCAGCAAAAGAGTACAATGATACAAGAGACAGATTTGATAACTGGACAACAAGATTTTTAACAGAATTTGGAAAACTAACAGACGAGGAAAGATTAGCTGTTGGCCACCAAAAAGAAGAATTTATTCACAGTGCTACATTCTCGG GCTACCGGATACCAATAGATAGATTTAAGACAATTCAATCACATGTTTATGGAAACTGCTTTACGTTGGATCACGACGATATTGTAGCTCGACGAAGCGGCCGGAAGAACAGCTTATACATAGTTCTCAATCTGGAAACAAAGGAGTATCTTGAATATTATACATCTTCTTACGGTGTCCGAATGGTGATACATGAAAAAGGTACCAATCCACTTCCAGAACAAGAAGGCGTTACACTTAACCCTATGACTGAAGCTCATGTTGGCTTACGCATGCACACAATCACTAGGCTAGGAGGGAAATACGGGGAATGTATAGACGGGCGTGAATtccttgaaaaaattaaaatgaattacacTATTCCTTTGTGTTATTCCTTTTGTGAATTAGAACAGACAAGACTTGCATGCAGGTGCATCCTGAGCTCTTCCCTTGTTATGAATGAAACATCAAAAGAACGCATTTGTGATTTCGAAAATGATGAGCAATGCATTGAAAATGTAGCTCAAAAGATTCGTAAAAAAGAGATTAAATGCGGTTGTGTAAGTCCTTGCATGCAAACTGTTTACACATCAACGTTGTCAAGTCGTGCATGGCCTCATAAACATTATCtgaaaaatgtacttttaaaagaTGTTTGTAAACGAAATCCTAACAGTTTGAGACATGTCGGAGGAGCTTCCCGTCCAGCTTGCGATATGATTATAAGTCAACTTACAAAGTCAGAACTGGAAACTATTTCCGGTAATTTTATAGCCGTTTATATCTATTTCAAAGACTTGAACTACGAGGTGATTTCGGAGGAGGCTTTGTATAATACAGTAAGGTTTCTGTCCGATATTGGCGGTGCTTTGGGACTTTTTGTGGGAGCATCAATGCTTACTTGTGTAGAAATTCTCGAAATTGTacttaatattttgcttttggTTAGATGCAAAAGACAACAAAATGAAGACTAA